One window of the Eschrichtius robustus isolate mEscRob2 chromosome X, mEscRob2.pri, whole genome shotgun sequence genome contains the following:
- the TMSB4X gene encoding thymosin beta-4, producing the protein MSDKPDMAEIEKFDKSKLKKTETREKNPLPSQETIEQEKQAGES; encoded by the exons ATGTCTGACAAACCCGATATGGCTGAGATTGAGAAATTCGATAAGTCGaaactgaagaaaacagaaacgaGAGAGAAAAATCCACTGCCTTCACAAGAAA CGATTGAACAGGAGAAGCAAGCAGGCGAGTCGTAA